In Chryseobacterium gotjawalense, the following are encoded in one genomic region:
- the pncB gene encoding nicotinate phosphoribosyltransferase: MIEVRLKSILDNDFYKITMQNAVIKLFPNEKVKYQFINRGNHNFPPGFAEELRKSVNAMAELKLSKDEKQFLKETCPYLDLPYLDFLAGYHYDPSEVQIIQTEDSLEVTVEGEWYRTILWEVPILSLISELHYEMNHMERNSNEAVIQTTLEKADQLNILGVTFAEFGTRRRHSYKVHDLVVDSLVNNNRSGNFIGSSNVHFAMKYGIKPIGTHAHEWFMFHAAEYGFKMANALSLEHWVDVYRGDLGVALSDTYTTEVFFQQFDKKFAKLFDGVRHDSGDPIEFANKTIEHYRKNGINPLFKYIIFSDGLNLEKVEEITKACKGRIGISFGIGTNLTNDVGLKPMNIVMKLIAAQSINGDWIPTVKLSDEHGKYTGDPKMIDLAKEFLRIKN, from the coding sequence ATGATTGAAGTCCGTCTAAAGTCAATTCTCGATAATGATTTCTATAAAATCACGATGCAAAATGCGGTGATTAAACTTTTTCCGAACGAGAAAGTAAAATACCAATTCATCAATCGCGGTAATCATAACTTCCCACCGGGATTTGCCGAAGAACTTAGAAAATCTGTCAACGCAATGGCAGAGCTGAAATTAAGCAAAGATGAAAAGCAATTCTTAAAGGAAACCTGTCCTTATTTAGACCTTCCCTATTTAGATTTTTTAGCAGGTTATCATTACGATCCCTCAGAAGTACAGATTATACAGACCGAAGATTCTTTAGAAGTTACCGTGGAAGGCGAATGGTACAGGACTATTCTGTGGGAAGTGCCTATTTTGTCTTTGATTTCAGAATTACATTATGAGATGAATCACATGGAGCGTAATTCTAATGAAGCAGTTATTCAAACAACTTTAGAAAAGGCCGATCAACTCAATATTCTTGGCGTTACTTTCGCCGAATTTGGCACTCGCAGAAGACATTCCTATAAAGTACACGATTTGGTGGTGGATTCCCTGGTAAACAACAATCGATCCGGAAATTTCATCGGCAGTTCAAATGTTCACTTTGCGATGAAATATGGCATAAAACCCATTGGAACCCATGCGCACGAATGGTTTATGTTTCACGCTGCAGAATACGGATTCAAGATGGCCAATGCGCTTTCGCTGGAACATTGGGTGGATGTGTACCGCGGTGATTTGGGAGTTGCCCTTTCAGATACTTATACGACTGAAGTTTTCTTTCAGCAGTTTGATAAAAAATTCGCAAAATTATTTGATGGCGTTCGTCACGACAGCGGAGATCCAATCGAATTTGCCAATAAAACCATCGAACATTACCGGAAAAATGGAATCAATCCTTTATTCAAATACATTATTTTTTCCGACGGACTGAATCTGGAAAAAGTGGAAGAAATCACGAAAGCCTGCAAAGGCAGAATCGGAATTTCTTTCGGAATCGGAACGAATTTAACAAACGATGTCGGCTTAAAACCAATGAATATCGTCATGAAACTCATTGCCGCACAATCTATTAATGGCGACTGGATTCCAACAGTGAAACTTTCTGATGAACACGGAAAATATACTGGAGACCCAAAAATGATCGATCTTGCCAAGGAATTTCTGCGCATTAAAAACTAA
- the rmuC gene encoding DNA recombination protein RmuC — protein MDFISIFTGLMFGAIFGAVILYFILKASHIPRQKFDDLNESFIKTNSDLENSNAKIGELIALNSEANSEIKNLQNERQDLIALKSQLSAQNENLQILRENQKEEITKMQELAKNEFQNLAHQILEEKSEKFTILNQNNLKNILEPFQEKITELRNKVGETYDKESKERFSLGEKVKELALLNQQISEDAKKLTRALKGESKTQGNWGEMILESILEKSGLVKGREYFLEHELRDEDNKALFSEYSGKKMRPDAVVKYPDERNVIIDSKVSLTAFIELVDENDAELYQMKLNQHLSSVKNHIKQLSDKAYDDYDKSLDFVMMFIPSEPAYIAAMQADHNLWNFAYDKRILLLNPSNLITSLKLVSDLWKREYQNKNAMEIAERGAKLYDKFVGFVENLEKLGKNIDQTKTVYNEAFKQLSTGNDNLITQTKKLKSLGIKNKKSLPQSLEESSENSLNNKE, from the coding sequence ATGGATTTCATCTCTATTTTCACCGGCTTAATGTTCGGCGCTATTTTCGGTGCGGTTATTCTGTATTTCATATTAAAAGCTTCTCATATTCCCCGACAGAAATTCGATGATTTGAATGAAAGTTTCATTAAAACAAATTCTGATCTAGAGAATTCAAATGCTAAAATCGGAGAACTCATCGCACTCAATTCCGAGGCAAATTCAGAAATAAAAAATTTACAAAATGAAAGGCAGGATTTAATTGCACTCAAATCGCAACTTTCGGCACAGAATGAAAATCTACAAATTCTCAGGGAAAACCAAAAAGAGGAAATTACAAAAATGCAGGAGTTGGCAAAAAATGAATTTCAAAATTTAGCCCATCAAATTTTAGAAGAAAAATCTGAAAAATTCACCATCCTCAACCAAAATAATCTTAAAAACATTTTGGAACCCTTTCAGGAAAAAATAACCGAACTTAGAAATAAAGTCGGCGAAACCTATGATAAAGAATCGAAGGAACGTTTTTCTTTGGGTGAAAAAGTAAAAGAACTTGCACTCCTAAACCAACAAATTTCTGAAGATGCCAAAAAATTAACCCGCGCTTTAAAAGGAGAAAGTAAAACGCAGGGAAACTGGGGCGAAATGATTTTAGAAAGTATTCTTGAGAAATCTGGTCTGGTAAAAGGAAGAGAATATTTTCTGGAACATGAACTTCGGGATGAAGACAACAAAGCTCTTTTTTCAGAATATTCAGGAAAAAAAATGCGTCCGGATGCGGTTGTAAAATATCCGGATGAACGAAATGTAATTATCGATTCGAAAGTTTCACTCACTGCATTTATAGAATTGGTCGATGAAAATGACGCTGAACTTTATCAAATGAAACTCAATCAACATTTGAGTTCCGTGAAAAACCATATCAAACAACTGAGCGACAAAGCCTACGATGATTATGACAAATCTCTGGATTTTGTAATGATGTTTATTCCAAGTGAACCAGCTTATATTGCAGCGATGCAGGCAGATCATAATCTATGGAATTTCGCCTATGACAAAAGAATATTATTGCTTAATCCAAGTAATCTCATCACCTCACTGAAATTGGTGTCAGACCTCTGGAAGCGCGAATATCAAAACAAAAACGCCATGGAAATTGCAGAACGCGGTGCTAAATTATATGATAAATTCGTAGGCTTCGTAGAAAATTTAGAAAAACTGGGGAAAAATATTGATCAGACTAAAACTGTTTATAATGAAGCGTTTAAACAACTTTCTACTGGAAATGACAATCTGATTACCCAAACAAAAAAGCTTAAATCTTTAGGAATTAAGAATAAAAAATCGCTTCCTCAAAGTTTAGAAGAATCCTCGGAGAACTCACTGAATAACAAAGAGTAA
- a CDS encoding TrmH family RNA methyltransferase encodes MIIESTQNEKIKYITRLISDNRFRKKENVFVIEGKQENERALQFGFNAQEFYIAESIFNENLPEGRVHLVTEKIYDKIAYRGSSEGILGIYHTKKSDLKDFKPKKNSSVIIVESIEKPGNLGAILRSCEAFGIDALIVTDTKVDFYNPNVIRSSVGCLFGMNIFSSSNDEVYEFLTENGYAVYTTIMDKASENIQVRNLKEKSAILFGTEHSGLTDFWVGKGKNTVIPMSGSIDSLNLSNAVAITCYEILRQKMA; translated from the coding sequence ATGATTATAGAAAGCACTCAGAACGAAAAAATAAAATATATTACCCGTTTGATATCGGACAATCGTTTCCGAAAAAAAGAAAATGTTTTCGTAATCGAGGGAAAGCAGGAGAATGAAAGAGCGTTACAATTCGGTTTTAATGCTCAGGAATTCTATATCGCCGAAAGTATTTTTAATGAAAATTTACCGGAAGGAAGAGTACATTTGGTCACAGAAAAAATCTACGATAAAATCGCTTATCGGGGTTCATCGGAAGGAATCCTAGGAATTTACCACACGAAAAAATCTGATCTAAAGGATTTCAAACCTAAAAAAAACTCATCGGTGATTATCGTAGAAAGTATTGAGAAACCCGGAAATCTGGGCGCCATATTGCGGAGTTGCGAAGCGTTTGGGATTGATGCTTTAATTGTAACCGATACGAAAGTTGATTTCTATAATCCAAATGTGATCCGCTCCAGTGTAGGTTGTCTTTTTGGGATGAACATTTTCTCTTCCAGCAATGATGAAGTGTACGAATTTCTCACTGAAAACGGTTATGCAGTTTATACGACCATCATGGATAAAGCGTCTGAAAATATTCAAGTCCGAAATTTAAAAGAAAAGAGCGCTATACTCTTTGGGACAGAACATTCCGGACTCACCGATTTCTGGGTAGGCAAAGGAAAGAACACGGTTATTCCCATGTCGGGAAGTATCGACTCTTTGAATTTGAGCAATGCCGTTGCCATCACCTGTTATGAGATTTTAAGACAAAAAATGGCATAA
- a CDS encoding 5-formyltetrahydrofolate cyclo-ligase, translating into MKKAEIRKIYLAKKEKLSKVEIEAFSKKIFTRFMSEFPLKENQKVHCFLSIPEKGEVDTNEFLNYFYENKIRVFVPKMIKTELIALEITKETPLIKNSWGIKEPAGEVDSGVKDFDFIITPLLYSDHFGNRVGYGKGFYDRFFSEVNPNAVKVGVSFFPPQEQVEDIAEFDVPLDYLVTPTEVLSFGNLESKSTK; encoded by the coding sequence ATGAAAAAAGCGGAAATCAGAAAAATATATTTAGCGAAAAAGGAGAAATTAAGTAAAGTCGAGATTGAAGCCTTCTCTAAGAAAATATTTACCCGTTTTATGTCTGAATTCCCACTGAAGGAAAATCAGAAAGTGCATTGTTTCCTGTCTATTCCGGAGAAAGGTGAAGTTGATACGAATGAGTTTCTCAACTATTTTTATGAAAATAAAATCCGTGTTTTTGTACCGAAAATGATAAAAACGGAATTAATCGCGCTTGAAATCACAAAAGAAACGCCGTTAATTAAGAATTCCTGGGGAATAAAAGAACCCGCTGGCGAAGTAGATTCTGGAGTCAAAGATTTTGATTTCATCATTACGCCACTTTTATATTCCGATCATTTTGGAAACAGAGTAGGTTACGGAAAAGGGTTCTATGACCGGTTTTTTTCAGAAGTCAATCCGAATGCTGTTAAAGTGGGCGTGAGTTTTTTTCCTCCCCAAGAACAGGTGGAAGATATTGCAGAGTTTGATGTCCCGTTGGATTATTTGGTTACCCCAACAGAAGTACTGTCTTTCGGCAATTTGGAATCAAAATCGACGAAGTAA
- a CDS encoding ferredoxin codes for MIIVTLQREKCIGCNYCAEFAPEYFRMSKKDGKSVLLKTENKKGFYTLKIRNPEAFEPCEKAAKACPVKIISVKEI; via the coding sequence ATGATCATCGTAACGCTTCAACGGGAGAAATGTATCGGCTGTAATTACTGCGCGGAATTTGCGCCGGAGTATTTTCGGATGTCAAAAAAAGATGGGAAATCAGTTTTATTAAAAACGGAAAACAAGAAAGGGTTTTACACTTTGAAAATTCGAAATCCAGAAGCATTTGAACCTTGTGAAAAAGCAGCAAAAGCCTGTCCGGTGAAAATTATTTCGGTGAAAGAAATTTAA
- a CDS encoding peptidase U32 family protein → MTKSGKMELMSPAGDFTSMQAAIDNGADSIYFGVEQLNMRARASMNFTLDDLPEISRRCSEKGVRTYLTLNTIIYDHDLSLIKALLDKAKAADLTAVIAMDQAVISYARQIGLEVHISTQINITNIETVKFYALFADTMVMSRELSMTQIKKICDQIVKDQVKGPSGNLVEVEIFGHGALCMAVSGKCYLSLHSSNSSANRGACKQNCRKKYTVIDQETGFEIELDNEYMMSPKDLCTISFLDQIVDAGVSVLKIEGRGRAPEYVATVTKCYREAIDAIADGTFNQVKVADWMKQLETVYNRGFWGGYYLGQELGEWSVDNGSAATQKKVYIGKGRHFYPKSNVAEFLIEAYDLKVGDKVLIQGPTTGSREMILETMRVEEKPEAEKAAKSDVVTFKTDFKVRPSDKLYKIVQAN, encoded by the coding sequence ATGACAAAAAGTGGAAAAATGGAATTAATGTCACCGGCCGGTGATTTTACTTCCATGCAGGCAGCGATTGATAACGGAGCAGATTCCATTTATTTCGGTGTGGAGCAGTTGAATATGAGAGCGAGAGCTTCGATGAATTTCACTTTAGATGATTTGCCGGAAATCTCTAGAAGATGCTCAGAAAAAGGCGTACGCACTTATCTTACTTTAAATACGATTATTTACGACCACGATTTATCTTTAATCAAGGCCCTTTTAGATAAGGCAAAAGCCGCTGATCTTACTGCAGTGATTGCGATGGATCAGGCGGTGATTTCATATGCAAGACAGATTGGGCTTGAAGTTCATATTTCGACCCAAATTAATATAACGAATATTGAAACCGTAAAATTCTACGCGCTTTTCGCCGATACCATGGTGATGAGCCGTGAACTGAGCATGACTCAAATTAAAAAAATCTGTGATCAGATTGTGAAGGATCAGGTCAAAGGTCCTTCCGGAAACTTGGTCGAAGTCGAGATTTTTGGTCACGGTGCGCTTTGTATGGCGGTTTCGGGCAAATGTTATTTGAGTCTGCATTCCTCGAATTCTTCTGCAAACCGTGGAGCCTGCAAACAGAACTGCCGTAAAAAATACACCGTCATCGATCAGGAAACCGGTTTTGAAATCGAGCTGGACAACGAATATATGATGTCGCCAAAAGATTTGTGTACCATCAGTTTTTTAGATCAAATTGTGGACGCAGGAGTCAGCGTTCTCAAAATCGAAGGTCGCGGAAGAGCACCGGAATACGTTGCAACCGTGACAAAATGTTACCGCGAAGCCATCGATGCCATTGCAGATGGAACTTTCAACCAGGTAAAAGTAGCAGACTGGATGAAACAACTTGAAACTGTTTATAACAGAGGTTTTTGGGGAGGTTATTATTTGGGACAAGAACTAGGCGAATGGTCTGTAGACAACGGTTCCGCCGCCACCCAGAAAAAAGTCTATATCGGAAAAGGCAGGCATTTTTATCCAAAATCAAATGTCGCAGAATTTTTAATTGAAGCATACGATTTAAAAGTTGGTGACAAAGTTTTGATTCAGGGACCTACAACAGGTTCCCGGGAAATGATTTTGGAAACAATGAGAGTAGAAGAAAAACCCGAAGCAGAAAAAGCTGCGAAATCCGATGTGGTTACTTTTAAAACGGACTTTAAAGTAAGACCTTCTGATAAATTGTATAAAATTGTGCAGGCTAATTAA
- the trhO gene encoding oxygen-dependent tRNA uridine(34) hydroxylase TrhO, which translates to MQLYNTLSAEERAQLIDEAGKQRLTLSFYAYAKIENPKKFRDELFIAWNALDALGRIYVAHEGINAQMSIPAENIDGFRETLEVYDFMKGIRLNVAVEQDDHSFLKLTIKVRHKIVADGLNDETFDVTNKGIHLKAQEFNNLLEDPNTIVVDFRNHYESEVGHFEGAITPDVETFRESLPIINEQLQDFKEDKNLLMYCTGGIRCEKASAYFKHQGFKNVYQLEGGIIEYTRQIKEENIESKFIGKNFVFDHRLGERITDDIVSQCHQCGKPCDNHTNCANDACHLLFIQCDDCKGAMENCCSTECLEITHLPLADQVKLRKGKEVGNKVFRKGKSDALTFKNSGDLPAKPLAKAETKNIRQKISVKKVLVGKAEHYYTKSKIAQFLIENKELSVGDKVLISGPTTGDQELTITEMFANGGSCENAKEGDQVTFETPFRIRLSDKLYKILGS; encoded by the coding sequence ATGCAACTGTACAACACCTTAAGCGCAGAAGAAAGAGCTCAACTTATTGATGAAGCCGGTAAGCAGCGTCTTACTTTGTCTTTCTATGCGTACGCCAAAATCGAAAACCCCAAAAAATTTCGCGACGAATTATTTATAGCCTGGAACGCCCTCGATGCGCTCGGCCGTATTTATGTTGCCCATGAAGGAATTAATGCTCAGATGAGTATCCCTGCAGAAAATATAGACGGTTTCCGCGAGACGCTGGAAGTTTACGATTTTATGAAAGGAATCCGTTTGAATGTTGCTGTGGAACAAGACGATCATTCGTTTTTAAAACTCACCATTAAAGTCAGACACAAAATTGTTGCCGACGGTTTGAATGATGAAACTTTTGATGTGACCAATAAAGGAATTCACTTAAAAGCACAGGAATTTAATAATTTGCTGGAAGATCCAAATACGATTGTAGTCGATTTTAGAAATCATTACGAAAGTGAAGTCGGCCATTTTGAAGGCGCAATCACTCCCGATGTAGAAACTTTTCGAGAAAGTTTGCCCATTATTAATGAACAGTTACAGGATTTTAAAGAAGATAAAAACCTATTGATGTACTGTACAGGCGGAATCCGTTGCGAAAAAGCCAGCGCTTATTTTAAACATCAGGGTTTTAAAAACGTTTACCAGCTGGAAGGCGGAATTATCGAATATACCCGTCAAATCAAGGAAGAAAATATTGAAAGTAAATTCATCGGTAAAAACTTTGTATTTGATCACCGCCTAGGCGAAAGAATTACCGACGATATTGTTTCGCAATGCCATCAGTGTGGCAAACCTTGTGACAATCATACGAACTGCGCGAATGATGCCTGTCATTTATTGTTTATTCAATGTGACGATTGCAAAGGTGCGATGGAAAACTGCTGTTCTACCGAATGTTTAGAAATAACCCATTTGCCTTTAGCTGACCAGGTAAAACTAAGAAAGGGAAAAGAAGTAGGAAATAAAGTTTTCCGAAAAGGAAAGTCAGATGCTTTGACTTTTAAAAATTCCGGTGATTTACCTGCAAAACCTTTAGCAAAAGCAGAAACGAAAAATATCCGTCAAAAAATATCCGTTAAGAAAGTATTGGTTGGAAAGGCAGAACATTATTACACCAAATCGAAAATTGCCCAGTTTTTAATTGAAAATAAAGAACTTTCAGTAGGAGACAAGGTTCTGATTTCTGGTCCGACAACGGGAGATCAGGAACTGACAATCACTGAAATGTTCGCCAATGGAGGTTCTTGTGAAAACGCTAAAGAAGGCGATCAAGTCACTTTTGAAACTCCGTTTAGAATCCGTTTGTCTGACAAATTATATAAAATTTTAGGATCATGA
- a CDS encoding DUF4142 domain-containing protein produces the protein MKNSILTVLAITTLVACKKSKTTTIDHSADSTSMMAPAEHTTTPGEPANMSGTKEHMSPMTDQDKQFAEAAAKGGMMEVMLGKIAETNASNEHVKALGKLMVDDHTKIDNELKNWASKVSYELPTVLDASHQKKVDDLKMKKGMDFDKAYTELMISDHKMDIAEFKKEISNGTEASLKSFASATVPTLEHHLMKAEEAKKALK, from the coding sequence ATGAAAAATTCAATTTTAACGGTTCTCGCTATCACTACATTGGTCGCTTGTAAAAAGAGTAAAACGACAACAATTGATCACTCTGCGGACAGTACCTCTATGATGGCTCCAGCTGAGCATACTACCACGCCAGGAGAACCTGCAAATATGTCAGGAACCAAAGAACATATGAGTCCGATGACCGATCAAGATAAACAGTTCGCTGAAGCCGCCGCAAAAGGCGGAATGATGGAAGTAATGCTTGGAAAAATTGCTGAAACAAACGCTTCTAATGAGCACGTGAAAGCACTTGGAAAATTGATGGTTGATGATCATACCAAAATTGATAATGAATTGAAAAATTGGGCTTCCAAAGTCAGTTACGAACTGCCTACCGTTTTGGATGCCAGCCACCAGAAAAAAGTCGACGATTTAAAAATGAAAAAAGGGATGGATTTTGACAAAGCTTATACTGAGCTGATGATCAGCGATCACAAAATGGATATCGCAGAATTTAAAAAAGAAATATCCAATGGAACCGAAGCTTCTTTAAAATCCTTTGCTTCTGCCACTGTCCCAACATTAGAACATCATCTAATGAAAGCGGAAGAAGCAAAAAAAGCATTGAAATAA